A single window of Athene noctua chromosome 1, bAthNoc1.hap1.1, whole genome shotgun sequence DNA harbors:
- the RIPK4 gene encoding receptor-interacting serine/threonine-protein kinase 4 translates to MARESGSPWAMGLLKTFEENEFGSWEKIGSGGFGQVYKVRHLHWKTWLAIKCSPSLHVDEKERMELLEEARKMEMAKFRYILPVYGICKEPVGLVMEYMETGSLEKLLASEPLPWELRFRIIHETAVGMNFLHCMSPPLLHLDLKPANILLDAHYHVKISDFGLAKCNGLSHSHDISMDGLCGTIAYLPPERIKEKNRCFDTKHDVYSFSIVVWGVLTQKKPFAEENNILHIMVKVVKGHRPELPAVSKSRPHSCNNLIKLMQKCWQDDPGERPTFQEITSETEALCEKPEDETREMITQDLNTKNSPEQQPEVFPLSISCSNTLDFDYSLSELLSQLDSGISQTMEGPEDLSRSSSESKLASSDKRLSGVSSVDSAFSSRGSLSLSFERESSGNDIGTTDIQKRKLTEAILSGDTSKLMKILQPQDVDIVLDGNSSLLHLAVEAGQEECVKWLLLYNANPNLTNKKGSTPLHIAIEKKVKSIVELIMARKINVNAKDEDQWTALHFAAQNGDDFSTKMLLDKNASLNEVDFEGRAPIHIACQYGQENIVRILLRRGVNVNIKGKDDWVPLHYAAWQGHLPIVKLLAKQRGANVNVQTVDGRTSLHLAAQRGHYRVARLLIDLESDVNIKNTLLQTALHIAAETGHTSTSRLLLKHGVDIEAATAEGYTALHLASRSGHLATTKLLIDERASVLARGPLNRTALHLAAENGHSEVVEELVSSENINVSDSEGLTALHLAARGGHTKTVEVLLKHGAHTDKQRPTRQTLLQLAQQSSNSSVAVLLSET, encoded by the exons ATGGCGCGGGAGAGCGGCTCCCCGTGGGCCATGGGGCTGCTAAAAACCTTCGAGGAGAACGAGTTCGGCAGCTGGGAGAAAATCGGCTCGGGGGGGTTCGGGCAGGTGTATAAGGTGCGCCACCTCCACTGGAAGACCTGGCTCGCCATCAAGTGTTCGCCCAGCCTTCATGTGGATGAGAA GGAGCGCATGGAGTTATTGGAAGAAGCCAGGAAGATGGAAATGGCAAAGTTTCGCTACATACTTCCTGTTTACGGCATCTGTAAAGAGCCGGTTGGCTTGGTCATGGAATACATGGAAACAGGGTCTCTGGAAAAGCTCCTGGCTTCTGAACCTCTGCCCTGGGAATTGCGCTTCCGCATCATCCACGAGACAGCTGTGGGGATGAACTTCCTGCACTGCATGTCCCCTCCGCTGCTCCACCTGGACCTCAAGCCTGCAAACATCCTGCTTGATGCCCACTACCATGTCAAG ATTTCTGACTTTGGACTTGCAAAGTGCAATGGCTTGTCCCATTCCCATGACATCAGCATGGACGGCTTGTGTGGCACGATTGCGTATCTTCCTCCAGAGCGCATCAAAGAGAAAAACAGGTGTTTTGACACCAAACATGATGTATACAG tTTTTCCATTGTGGTTTGGGGAGTTCTTACACAGAAAAAGCCTTTTGCAG AGGAAAACAACATTTTACATATTATGGTAAAAGTAGTTAAAGGCCACCGCCCAGAGCTACCTGCTGTTTCCAAATCCAGACCTCATTCATGTAATAACTTGATCAAACTGATGCAAAAATGTTGGCAGGATGATCCTGGTGAACGGCCAACATTTCAAG aaatCACTTCAGAAACAGAGGCCCTTTGTGAAAAACCAGAAGATGAAACAAGAGAAATGATAACTCAGGACCTGAACACCAAGAATtccccagagcagcagcctgagGTATTTCCTCTTTCCATCTCGTGTTCAAACACACTAGATTTT GATTACAGTCTCTCAGAGTTGTTGTCCCAGTTGGATTCGGGGATTTCGCAGACCATGGAAGGCCCTGAGGATCTCAGCCGCAGCTCTTCTGAGTCCAAACTTGCCTCCAGCGACAAGCGGCTTTCAGGAGTTTCATCTGTAGATTCAGCTTTTTCATCCAGGggttccctttccctttcctttgaaAGGGAGAGTTCAGGTAATG ATATTGGTACTACAGACATACAGAAGAGGAAGCTGACAGAGGCCATTTTGTCTGGAGATACCAGCAAGCTGATGAAGATCCTCCAGCCTCAAGATGTTGATATTGTCTTAGATGGGAACTCCAGTCTTTTGCACTTGGCTGTTGAAGCTGGTCAAGAAGAATGTGTCAAATGGCTCCTCCTGTACAATGCTAACCCTAACCTCACCAACAAGAAAGGATCCACCCCTCTTCACATAGCCATTGAGAAGAAAGTTAAAAGCATTGTGGAGCTGATAATGGCTAGGAAAATCAATGTTAATGCCAAAGATGAGGATCAGTGGACTGCTCTTCACTTTGCTGCCCAAAACGGGGATGATTTCAGCACCAAAATGCTGCTTGATAAGAATGCATCTTTAAATGAGGTAGATTTTGAAGGCAGAGCCCCCATCCACATAGCCTGTCAGTACGGCCAAGAGAATATTGTGCGGATCCTGTTGAGAAGAGGCGTTAATGTGAACATCAAAGGAAAGGATGACTGGGTGCCACTGCACTATGCTGCCTGGCAAGGTCATCTCCCCATCGTAAAGCTTCTGGCCAAACAGCGGGGTGCAAACGTGAACGTGCAGACCGTGGATGGAAGGACCTCGCTGCACTTGGCTGCTCAACGAGGACACTACCGTGTCGCTCGCCTTCTCATAGACTTGGAGTCGGATGTTAACATAAAGAACACGCTCTTGCAGACTGCTCTCCACATAGCTGCTGAAACTGGCCACACAAGCACATCGAGGCTGCTCCTTAAACACGGTGTAGACATTGAGGCAGCAACAGCAGAAGGAtacactgctctgcacttggcaTCTCGCAGCGGCCATTTAGCAACAACGAAGTTGCTGATAGATGAAAGGGCCAGTGTTCTAGCCAGAGGCCCTTTAAATAGGACAGCGTTACATCTTGCTGCAGAAAACGGGCACTCTGAAGTAGTAGAAGAACTTGTCAGTTCAGAAAATATCAATGTTTCTGACAGTGAAGGGTTGACAGCTCTTCATCTGGCTGCACGAGGAGGTCACACAAAAACAGTTGAGGTTCTTCTGAAGCATGGGGCACACACTGACAAGCAAAGACCGACACGTCAGACCCTGCTACAGCTTGCTCAGCAGAGCAGTAATAGCTCAGTTGCTGTGTTGTTAAGTGAGACTTAA